GGTCCATGCCTTCACGAAGTCCTGCACGAACACCGCCTGCGCATCGCTGCTGCCATACACCTCGGCCAGCGCGCGCAGCTGCGAGTTGGAGCCGAACACGAGGTCGGCCACCGTGCCCGTCCACTTCGGAGCGCCACTCGCACGGTCCACGCCCTCCAGCACGCCGGCCTCGGAGGCCGATTTCTGCCACCGGGTGCGCATGTCCAGCAGGTTCACGAAGAAATCGTTCGTGAGCACACCGGGACGCTGCGTGAACACGCCGTGCCCGCCCTGCCCTGCATTGGCGCCCAGGGCGCGCAGGCCGCCCACCAGCACGGTCATCTCGGGGCCGGTCAGCGTGAGCTGGTTGGCGCGGTCGATCAGCAGCTCGGCCACCGCGCCTTTGAGGCCGGGGCGCACATAGTTGCGAAAGCCATCGGCCAGCGGCTCCATGACATCGAACGAAGGCACATCGGTCTGCTCCTGTGAGGCGTCCATGCGGCCTGGCGTGAAAGGCACGACCACTTCCTGGCCTGCGCTGCGGGCGGCCGACTCGATGGCCGCAGCACCGCCCAGCACGATCAGGTCGGCCAGCGAGACCTTCTTGCCGCCGCTCTGCGCGGCATTGAAGTCCTGCTGGATCGCTTCGAGCTGGCCCAGCACCTTGGCCAGTTGGGCAGGCTGGTTCACTTCCCAGTCCTTCTGCGGTGCCAGGCGCACACGGGCACCGTTGGCGCCGCCGCGCTTGTCGCCCCCGCGGTAGGTGGAGGCCGAGGCCCAGGCGGTGGACACCAGCTCCGCAACCGACAGGCCCGACGCCAGGATCTTCGCCTTGAGCACCGTCACGTCCTGGTCGTCCACCAGCGCGTGGTCCACCTCGGGAATCGGGTCCTGCCAGATCAGCACTTCGGCCGGTACCTCAGGGCCGAGGTAGCGCACGCGGGGGCCCATGTCACGGTGCGTGAGCTTGAACCAGGCGCGCGCAAACGCGTCGGCGAACTGCTCGGGGTGCGCGAGGAAGCGGCGCGAGATCTTCTCGTAGGTCGGATCGAAGCGCAGCGACAGGTCGGTGGTGAGCATGGTGGGCACGCGCTTCTTCGAGGGATCGTGCGCATCGGGAATCGTCGCCTCGGCGCCCTTGGCCGTCCACTGGTGCGCGCCAGCCGGGCTCTTGGTCAGTTCCCACTCGAAGCCGAACAGGTTCTCGAAGAAGTTGTTGCTCCATTGCGTGGGTGTGGTGGTCCACGTCACTTCCAGGCCGCTGGTGATGGCGTCACCGCCAAAGCCGCTACCGTGCTTGCTGATCCAGCCGAAGCCCTGGTCCTCGATGCCGCCGCCTTCGGGCTCCTTGCCCACCAGGGCCGCGTCGCCCGCGCCGTGGGTCTTGCCGAAGCTGTGGCCGCCGGCGATCAGCGCCACGGTCTCTTCATCGTCCATGGCCATGCGGGCAAAGGTGTCGCGGATGTCGCGCGCCGCCGCGATCGGGTCGGGGTTGCCGTTGGGACCCTCGGGGTTCACGTAGATCAGGCCCATCTGCACGGCGGCCAGGGGCTTGGCCAGGTCGCGCTCGCCGCTGTAGCGCTTGTCGCCGCCCAGCCAGGTGGTCTCTGCGCCCCAGTAGACGTTTTCATCGGGTTCCCACACGTCGGGGCGGCCGCCGCCGAAGCCGAAGGTCTTGAAGCCCATGGACTCGAGCGCCACATTGCCGGTGAGGATCATCAGGTCGGCCCAGGAGATCTTGCGGCCGTATTTCTGCTTGATGGGCCACAGGAGGCGTCGCGCCTTGTCCAGGTTGGCGTTGTCGGGCCAGCTGTTGAGCGGCGCAAAACGCTGCTGCCCGGCCCCCGCGCCACCGCGGCCGTCGGCCAGGCGGTAGGTGCCGGCGCTGTGCCAGGCCATGCGGATGAACAGCGGGCCATAGTGGCCGAAGTCGGCCGGCCACCAGTCCTGCGAGTCGGTCATCAGCGCGTGCAGGTCGGCCTTCACGGCGGCCAGGTCCAGGCTCTTGAATTCTTCGGCGTAGTTGAAGCCGTCGCCCATGGGGTCGACGAGCGGAGAGCTCTGGTTGAGCGGGCGCAGGTTGAGCTGGTTGGGCCACCAGTCCGCGTTGCCACGGCCCTTGGGCGCGGCGGCCTTACCGTGGTCGAAAGGGCATTGGGCTTCTGTCGTCATGGGTCTCTCCTTGTGTAAGCGGTTCAGGCACTTGGCGAGACCAATGGTAGGAAGCAATCCATGACACGTAAATTGAATCGATTGAATTCGATTGATAGTCAATATTTATCAAACCACAAAGGCCGGTAGCTTCACGGGCTTGGATGGATAGTCGCCAGCCTGCGCAAGGCACGCTGCAGGCGCTATCAATAGCGTAGCTTCCAGCGCCTTGCAGGTAAGCGCTAGAGGCCATTTTTGCTTGAAAATTTTGCTCACGAGCATGTCCCCCGCCCTGGCTACGCGGCTGGGGCGGCTGCCGCCTCACCGGCCAGCACGGCGAGCAGGTTCTGGGCCGCGCCCACGCCCATGTTCACGTAGGCGTCGCTCGTCACGCCGCCGATGTGCGGGCTGAGGATGAAATTCTTCTCGCCCTGGAACGGGTGGCCGGCCACCATGGGCTCCACCGCAAAACTGTCCAGGCCGGCCGCCATCACCTGGCCCGAGCGCACGGCCGCCAGCAGCGCGGCTTCGTCGATGAGGCCGCCGCGGGCGGTGTTCACCACGATGACGCCGCGCTTGCACTGTGAGAGCGTGGCGGCATTCAGCATGCCGCGGTTCTCGTCGGTCAGCGGGCAGTGCAAGGACACGGCATCGGCCTCGCGCCAGATCGTTTCGAGCGGAACGCTCTGCACGTAGTCGGGCAGGTTCTTGGCGAACGGGTCGAAACCGATCACGCGCATGCCCAACGCATCGGCCATCTTCGCAAAGCGCAGGCCGATGGCGCCCAGGCCCACCAGGCCCACCGTGCGGCCGTAGAGCTCCAGGCTCTTGTGCGTGGCCTTGTCCCAGTGGCCGGCATGCATGCGTGCATCCAGCTGCACCACCGACTTGGCACAGGCCAGCAGCAGCGCCAGCGCCTGCTCGGCCACGGCCGCGGCATTGGCGCCCACGGCAGCCACCACCTCGATGCCGCGCGCCTGGGCCGCCACCTTGTCGATGGTGTCGGTGCCGCTGCCGTGCTTGGAGATCACCTTGAGCGAAGGCGCCGCGTCCATCACGGCCGGGCCCACCTTGCCGTAGCGCACGATGATGGCCACCGGGTCGTGTTGCCTGGCCAGGGCGACCATGTCGTCTTCGGTCGGCGTCTTGCCGGCGTAGATGACTACGTAGCCGGAGAGCAGGCCAAGCGCCTGCTGCGCCAGGTCGGCGCCCGTGACGATGATGGCGGGGTTGGTGCTCACAGCGACTCCCCTTCCGCCAGGACACCCGCCGCACGCAGCGCGGCGGGCAGCCACTTGGAGGCCGTGTCGCCACGGGCGATGGCGTCGATGCGGGCGGCTTCATCAGCCACCTTCTTGTCGGCCAGGGCCATCATGCCGGGGGCCTTGGCGCGCTCGATCACGACCACGCCGTCGGCATCGCCCACCACCAGGTCGCCGGGGTTCACCGTGGCGCCGCCGGCGGAGATGGGGTGGTTGATGCGGCCGGGCACGTACTTGGTGGGCCCGGCGGGATTGAAGCCCGCGCTGAACACGGGGAAGTCCAGTTCCAGGATCTCGAGCTTGTCGCGGATGGCCGCGTCCACGATCACGCCGGCCAGGCCTCGCTTCTTGCAGGCGCTGAGCATCAGCGTGCCCATGAGGGCGGCGGTCAGGTCGCCCTTGCCGTCGATCACCAGCACGTCGCCCGGCTGGGCCAGCGCAATGGCGGCGTGGATCATGAGGTTGTCGCCGGGGCGCACTTCCACGGTGAAGGCCGGGCCGGCCACCTTCATGCCCTGGTGCACCGGGGCCACGCGGCCATGCATCGTGCCGCGGCGGCCCGCCACGTCGGCCAGGATGGCGGCCTGGAAGGTCGCGGCTTTGCGCACGACCTCGGCGCTCACGCGGTCGATGTCACGGATGATGTCGGAGAGTTGGCTCATGGTGAATTCCTTGTAGAGAGCACGGAAAACGGTGGGGCCTGCGCGGCTGCGGCGGTGGCACGGTGTCAGCTACGCAATGCCCATGCCGCAGCGCGACCGCGGACGTGGAGCGGCTGCAGGCAATGCGGTTGGAAAAAGATGGACGGGCGACGTGTGGGGCCCGGGCGTGGGGCGCGCTTGGCATTTCAACGGATCGCTGGGCGGGGAGCCGCAGGCAGTGCGGTACACGGCAAGGCTCCCCAAGGAGACGGGCCTGTTGAAGGCAATGCCCTAAATCAGTCCAGGCTGGCGCCCGAGTCCTTGACGATCTTGCCCCAGCGCGGAACCTCGGTGCGCAGCAGCTGGCCGAACTGATCGGCCGGGCCGCCCAGCACGTCGCCACCTTCGGAGCGCAGCTTGTCGGCCACCTCGGCATGCTGCAGCGCCTGGTTGATGGCCTTGTTCAGCTGCGCCACGATGGGTGCGGGCGTGCCGGCGGGCGCCAGAATCCCGAACCAGGTCACGGCCTCGAAGCCCTTGTAGCCGGACTCGGCCAGCGTGGGCACGTCCGGCAATTGCGACGAACGCTTGGCCGACGTGATGGCCAACACCTTGAGCTTGCCGTTGCGCACCTGGCCCAGCAGCGTGGGCACGGAGGACATGTACAGATCGATCTGCCCGCCCACCAGGTCGGTCATGGCCTGGGCCGCGCCCTTGTAGGGGATGTGGCGCAGCTTGATGCCCGCCGCGTTCTCGGCCAGCTCGCCGGCCAGGTGGGCCACCGTGCCGTTGCCCGAGTAGCCCAGCGTGAGTGCATCGGGCTTGCCCTTGGATGCAGCCACCACATCGGCAAAGGTCTTGTAGGGCGAATTGGCCGGCGCGGCGATCACGATGGGCGACGACGACACCAGCGCCACGGGCACCAGGTCCTTGATGGGGTCGTAGGGCAGCTTGGGGTACAGCGTGGGGTTGATCGCCAAGTTGCTGGTCTGGCCCATGACCAGGGTGTAGCCGTCAGGGGCCGACTTGGCCGCGGCGTCCACGCCCAGGTTGCCGCCCGCGCCGGGGCGGTTGTCCACGATCACATTCCACTTGTTCTGGTCCGTGAGCTTTTGCGCCACGGTGCGCGCGATCATGTCGGTGCCGCCGCCGGGCGGGAACGGCACGATCAGGCGGATGGGCTTGTTCGGGTAAGCGGCCTGCGCCAGGGCTGCGCCTGCGGGTGCGGCCAGGGCGGCAAGGCCCAGCACCGCATGGCACAGGTGCGCGCCGACGGCACGCGAAAGCGATGAAAAAGCTGGCATGGATTTGTCTCCGTTTATGGTGGTGCTTCACGCCGGTCCGCAGAACCTGCGAGGGCCCGGCGCCGTGGCCGCGACTTTACGCAGACGTTTCAACCCATACAATGCAGTTGCATACAGTGAAACGAATGGCACCATGAGCAACAGCCCCCGCCAGCCCGCACACCCTCCGCTGCCCCGCGCGCCCCAGCCTGCCGCACCGGCCTCCGCAGGCGAGGCCGAGCCCTCCGGGGGCGTCATCGCCGTCACCCGGGCCCTGCAGGTGCTGGAGGCCTTTGCCCTGGGCGAGTCCAGCCTGCCGCTGGCCGAGCTGAGCCGCCGCTGCGGCCTGCACAAGACCACGGTGCTGCGCCTGGCGCGCACGCTGGCGCAGTCGGGCTTCATGGTGCAGCGCGAGGACGGCGACTGGCGCCTGGGCCCGGCCGCGGGCTGGCTGGGCGCGCGCTACCAGGCGGGCTTTGACGTGCAGAACGTGCTGGAGCCCGCGCTGCGCGAACTGACCCACGCCACGGGCGAAAGCGCGGCTTTCTACGTGCGCGAGGGGAACGTGCGGACCTGCCTGGTGCGCGTGGAGGGCCCCCAGGCGCTGCGCCACCACGCCCGCATGGGCGAAGGCCTGCCGCTGGACAAGGGCTCGCCGGGCCGCGTGATCCTGGCGTTCTCGGGCGAGCCAGGCAAGGCCTATGAAGACATCCGCAGGAAGGGCTACCACTGGTCCATCGGCGAACGCGAGCAAGGCGTGGCCACGGTGTCGGCGCCGGTGTTCGGCATGCACTGGCGCCTGATGGGCTCGGTGTGCATCTCCGGCCCCGCATCGCGCCTGCCGGCCGAAAAGCTCGAAGCCCTGGCCCAGACGGTGATCGGCGCCGCGACGCAGCTGTCGTATGCGCTGGCGGGCAACACGGCAGCGCCCGCGCAAAGCCCCGTGCGCGCCACGCAGTGGCATCCCTGAATCCCGGATACTGATGCCTGCCACCTACTGAAAAATCGACAAGGAGACCCCTGTGACCCGCTACCCTGTGCCCTCGCTCGACAGCCTGCCCGAAGACATCCGCGTCCGCATCCTCGAAGTGCAGGAGAAGGCTGGCTTCATCCCCAACGTGTTCCTGGCGTTTGCCCGGCGCCCGGCCGAGTGGCGCGCGTTTTTTGCGTACCACGATGCGCTCATGCTCAAGGAAGAAGGCAGCCTCACCAAGGGCGAGCGCGAGATGATCGTCACCACCACCAGCGCCGCCAACCAGTGCCTGTACTGCGTGGTGGCGCATGGCGCCATCCTGCGCATCTACGAAAAGAAGCCTTTCCTGGCCGACCAGGTGGCGGTCAACCACCGCAAGGCCGACATCACGCCGCGCCAGCGCGCCATGCTCGACTTCGCGATGAAGGTCTGCGAACGCTCGCACGAGATCGAGGATGCCGACTTCGCCGCGCTGCACGCCCACGGCTTCGACGACGAGGACATCTGGGACATCGCGGCCATCACCGCGTTCTTCGGCCTGTCCAACCGCATGGCCAGCTTCGCGGGCATGCTGCCCAATCCCGAGTTCTACCTGATGGGCCGCGTGCCCAAGGCCAAGCCGGCCGCCTGACGCCATGCGCGCCGCGCCCGGGGCCTTGCTGCTGGCGCTCGCCTTCACGGCGGGTGCGGCGCGGTGCGCCGGGTTCGGGCCTCCCGCCGGAACGCTGGCCGTGCACCCACTGCCCTTGGCCGTGCCCCCCGGTGCGCTGTCGCCGCTGCTGTCGTCCACGCTCTACCGCAGCGGGGACGCGGCACCGGCCTACTACCTGGGCGCGGGCGCGGGCATACCACGGCTGCAGATCGCGGACTCCCCCGGCGCCACGGCATGGAAGGTGGTGCCTGATACGGACTGCGCCCACCTGGAACCGGTGCCCGTCGCAGCGCTGCAGGCACCGGCCGTGCAGCCCGTCATGGTGCGGCAGAACCCGCTGCCCATGGACTGCGCGGCCGCATTCGAGGGCAGTTGCACCAGCCGCGACGGCCAGCTGCGCATCGCCACCGCGTTCCAGGGCACGCACCGCAAGGCCCGCGTGGGCGGCGGCTTCTTCGGCACCGAAGGCCGCATCGACAGCACTTTCTATACGGGCGTGCGCACCCTGGTCATCGAACACCGGCCAACGGGCCGGATGCTGCGCATGCAGGAAAGCCTGTCCGACACCAATGGCTACAGCGCACCACAGACCGCGGTCCGCTACCTGCCCGAGTTGCGGCGGGTGCTGCTGCTGGGCGCAGCGCAGGAGCGCGGCGTGCCGCTGGCCCACTGCATCGCGCTGCCGGCCGATTGAGCCCGCGGGCCGTCCGCCACCGCCTCAGCTGACCAGCGCCCGCATCCAGTCAGGCAGTTCCGTGGCCTTCTGCTGCGGAAAATCCACCCAGATCGTCGTGGCGCCGCCCGCGGCGCAGACCACGCCCGGCTGGTCCGCCCGCTCCATCGTGCCCCAGGTCTCGAACGTGGTGCGGCCCGGATCGCTCACATAGAGCTTGAGCAGCACGTCGGCCGGGTATTCGAGCTGGCGGTAGAAGTTGCAGAAGGCGTTGACGATCACCGGACCCTGCCCGTGCGGGTCGGGGTTGCAGCCCACGGACACCATCCAGTCGATGCGCGCCGTTTCCAGGTAGCGGAAATACACGGTGTTGTTCACATGGCCCATGGCGTCCATGTCGCCCCAGCGCACGGGAAAGCGCATTTCATGGACGAGTTTCTTGACCTCAGGGATTTCGATCTTCATCGTTGACTCAGTTGTTTGCACGATCACGGCCTACGCAGCTGGCGCGCCCCACCCAACACCCGTGCCACCGTGGAACTGGCCCTGCCAGACCGCGGGGTGGAGTCTCCCTCAGGGAGAAGGCGCGCAGCGACTCAGGGGGAACCTATACCGCAAAACCGTCGTCCGCCGCAATGACCGCGCCGTTGATGAAATGGCTCTGGTCGCTGGCCAGCATCACCAGCAGCGCGTCCAGGTCTTGCGCGTTTCCCACGCGCTTGCGGGGCAGCATGTCGATGAGCTTCTTGCCCTGCTCGGTGTTCCAGTGGTGGTGGTTGATCTCGGTGTCGATGTAGCCGGGGCAGATCGCGTTCACGTTGATGCCGAACTTGCCCCACTCCATGGCCATGGCCTTGGTCATCTGCACCACGGCGGCCTTGCTCATGCAGTAGGCGCCGATCTGCGGCAGCACCTTGAGTCCGGCCATCGAGGCGATGTTGATGATGCGCCCGCCCGTGAAGCTGCCAGGCGCGGCGCCGCGCGAGCGGGCTAGCATGCGCTTGCCCACCTCCTGCGCGACGAAGAACGCACCCTTCACGTTGGTGTCGAAGATGAAGTCGTAGTCCTCGGGCGTCACGTCCTGGATGCGCTGCGTGGTGCTCACGCCCGAGTTGTTCACGAGGATGTCGATGGAGCCCATCTCCGTCTCGGCATGCGCCACGGCGGACTTGATCGAGGCATGGTCCGTCACGTCGAGTTCGATCACATGGGCATCGCCGCCCTCGCCTTCGATGCGTGCGCGCAGTTCCTTGAGCTTTTCGACCCGGCGGCTGGCCAGCACCACACCCGCACCGGCACGCGCCAGGGTGTGGGCGAACTGCGCGCCCAGGCCGCTGGAGGCGCCCGTGATGAAGGCCACGCGGCCGGACAAGTCGATGCTGTAAGCCATTTAGAGTTTCCCCACTGATCAAAATAGAACGGTCGTTCGATTGTCTCTATTCCGTGAATACAATCAGTCGCCAGCCAGACAGGGCATTGCACCCTGCTCTGTAGAAAATAGCCCATTATCAAACGCCCGACGAGAAGCCCATGACAAACGAAGAAATCATCGCCCAGTATGGTCCCCGTGAATCGATGGAATACGACGTGGTGGTCGTTGGCGGCGGCCCCGGCGGCCTGGCCACCGCGATCCGCCTGAAGCAGCTGGCCGCTGAAAAAGGCCAGGATGTCTCGGTGGTGGTGCTGGAAAAAGGCTCCGAGCCCGGCGCGCACATCCTCTCGGGCGCCATCATGGACCCCAAGGCGCTCTCCGAGCTGATCCCCGACTGGAAAAAGCGCGGCGCCCCGCTGAACCAGCCGGTGACCGATGACGCCTACATCTTCCTGTCGGAAAAGTCGGGCTTTCGTGTCCCCAACGTCTTCCTGCCGCCGTTCGCGCAGAACCACGGTAACTACATCGTTCGCCTGGGCGACGTGACCAAGTGGATGGCCGAGCAGGCCGAGGCGCTGGGCGTGGAGATCTTCCCCGGCTTCGCAGCCGCCGAGGTGCTCTACAACGACAACGGTTCCGTCAAGGGCGTGGCCACCGGCAACATGGGTATCGGCAAGGACGGCGAGCCCACCGAGAACTTCCAGCTGGGCATGGAACTGCTGGGCAAGTACACCGTGTTCGCCGAAGGCGCACGCGGCCACCTGGGCCGCCAGCTGATCGCGCGCTACAAGCTGGACGCAGACCGCGACCCGCAAAGCTTCGGCATCGGCGTGAAGGAGCTGTGGGAGATCGACCCCAAGAAGCACCAGCCCGGCTTCGTGATGCACACCGCCGGCTGGCCCATGGAGAACGACACCTACGGCGGCGCGTTCCTGTACCACCTGGACGACAACAAGGTCGCGCTCGGTTTCGTGACCGGCCTGGGCTACCAGAACCCCTACCTCAGCCCGTTCGAGGAATTCCAGCGCTGGAAGACGCACCCGAACGTCCGCTACTACTTCGAGAACGACAAGGGCGAGATCACCGCCAAGCGCCTGTCGTATGGCGCGCGCGCCATCAACGCCAGCGGCATCAACGCCCTGCCCAAGACCATCTTCCCGGGCGGCGCGCTCGTGGGCTGCAACGCGGGCTACCTGAACGTGGGCCGCATCAAGGGCAGCCACGCCGCCATCAAGACCGGCATGCTGGCCGCGGAGGCTGCCTACGACGCCATCGTGGCCGGCCGCCAGCACGACGAACTCAAGGCCTACCCCGAGGCATTCGAGGCCAGCTGGCTCTACACCGAGCTGAACAAGGACCGCAACTTCAAGAACTGGTTCAAGTACGGCCTGACCACGGCCACGCTGATGAACGGTTTCGAGCAGTTCGTGCTGCGCGGCCACATCCCCTGGACGCTGCACCGCGACAAGCCCGACCATGCCTACTTGAAGCCCGCGGCCGAGTGCAAGCCCATCGTCTACCCCAAGCCTGATGGCAAGCTCACGTTTGATCGTCTCTCCAGCGTCTTCATCAGCAACACCAACCACGAAGAGAACCAGCCCGCCCACCTGACGCTCAAGGATGCGAGCGTGCCGGTCAACATCAACCTGGCCAAGTACGCCGGCCCCGAGGCCCGCTACTGCCCGGCGGGTGTGTACGAGTTCGTGCCCGACACCGCCAAGGGCGGCGATGCGCAGCGCCTGCAGATCAACGCGCAGAACTGCGTGCACTGCAAGACCTGCGACATCAAGGACCCGACGCAGAACATCGTGTGGGTCACGCCCGAGGGCGGCGGCGGCCCCAACTACTCGGGCATGTAACTATAAAAATCATAGCGCCTTACGCTTGATGGGCCTGCGCTGCAGGCCTTTTTTATTGGATTTTCCAAACTCAAACCGCTGCACGAACGAGCTGGAACTGCCCCATGGCCTGCGCCAGCCGGTGCGCCTGGTCCTGGAGGCTCTGCGCGGCCGCCGCGCCCTCTTCCACCAGCGCGGCGTTCTGCTGCGTCATGTGGTCGAGCTGGTCCACCGCCTGGCTCACCTGGCCGATCTGCGTGCTCTGTTCGGTGCTGGCCTCGTTGATCTCGGACATCAGCGCGGTCACGCGCTCCACGCTGCGGACGATGTCGTCCATGGTGGAGCCCGCGGTCACCACCAGCCTCGCGCCGTCGCTCACCTTGTCCACGCTGTCGGCGATCAGCGCCTTGATCTCGCGCGCCGCGTTGGCGCTGCGCCCGGCCAGGCCCCGCACCTCGCTGGCCACCACGGCGAATCCGCGGCCCTGCTCACCGGCACGGGCCGCCTCCACCGCCGCGTTCAACGCCAGGATGTTGGTCTGGAACGCGATGCCGTCGATGATGCCCACGATGTCGGCGATCTTCTGGCTGCTGGCATTGATCTCTTCCATCGTCGTGACCACCTGGCCGACCACCTCGCCACCTTTGCTGGCCACCCCCTTGGCATTGCGCGCCAGCGCATGGGCCTGACCGGTGCTGTCGGCATTGGCCGCCACCATCTGCGCCAGCTGGGCAATGCTCGCCGCCGTCTGCTGCAGGCTGCTGGCCGCATGCTCGGTGCGCGCGCTCAGGTCGGTGTTGCCCGCCGCCACCTCGGAGCTGGCCACGTGGATGGAATCGCCCGCATCGCGCACCTCGGTCACCACATAGTGCAAGGACTCGACCATGGCGTTGAGCGCGGTGAGCAACTGCCCGATCTCGTCCGTGCGGCGGGTCTCCAGGTGCACCGTGAGATCGCCGTTCGCCACCTGCGCGGCGGCCTCGCACGCCTGGCGCAGCGGCAGCACGATGGAGCGCCGCAGCAGCCACCCGCACAACCCCGACAGGCCCACCACCACCAGCACGGCGATGGCGCTGATCCATTGCGCGCGCAATGCGTCGGCGACCATGGTGTCGGCCGCCGCCAGCGATGACTGCTCCGACGCATCGAGCAACAGGTCGATCGCCTGCAGGTAGCGCGTGAGCGCTGCGGCATGGTCCTGCAGCTCCTTCTGGCTGATCACCTTGGACTCCAGGGCGTTCTGCACCAGCGTGTCGCGCAGTGCCGCGTACTGCTGGCGCTGCGCCTGGGCCGCCGCCCACAGGGGCTTGGTGTACTCGGCGGTGGAAGCACCGGCCAGCGCCGCCTCGATGCGCCCGCGCATGGCGTCTTCATCCGCCAGCTGCTTGCGCAGCTCGGCCACCAGGGGGAAAACGTCGGACGACACCGTGGCGCGCAGCGCGATCTGGCCGATGGTGACGGACTGCGTCTTCCAGTCGCGCACCGAGCGCTCGATCGGCAGCTGCTCACCCGCAAGCAGAGCGGCCTGGCGGCGGGTGCCCTCGCCTGTCATCCAGGTCATCGCACCCAGCAGGGCCACCGCGCAGCCCAGCAGGCCAAAGCTGGTGGCGAGCTTCTGGCCCACGCTCAGGTTGCGCCGCCGGGGGGGCGCCGCGGTGCCGCCGCCGCCGGCGGTGCGCGCCGACGCCTGGGCCCGTGGCGAAGCCCTTGCCTGGGCGGGCAATGCCGACGCGGTGGTGGCAGGCAGATAGCTCATGAAAATCCCTTCCCTGGTTCAACATGCGCCCCACGGGGGCGGCTGGCGTGCAGGAACGCAAGCGCCGTGCCTGCCCCTGGCCGCGGCGCTCCTGCCCCGGCTCAATGCGCCGCACATTCCCCATAGCCGCCGCCGCCGGGCGTGGAGATCTCGAACACATCGCCCGGCTCCATGAGCGCGGCGCCGATGTGGCCCAGTTCCTCAACCTGACCATTGGCGCGCAGCACCCGGTTGGACCCGGCGCGGCCCGGCTGGCCGCCTGCCATGCCAAAGGCGGGATTGAGCCGGCCGTTGGACAGGATGCTGGCGGTCATGGCCTGCAGAAAGCGCACGCGCCGCACGCCGCCATCGCCGCCGGCCCAGCGCCCGGCGCCGCCGGACCCGCGCTGGATCTCGTAGCTGTCGAGCACCACCGGGAAGCGGAACTCCAGCACCTCGGGGTCGGTCAGGCGCGAGTTGGTCATGTGGGTCTGGACCACGCTGGTGCCGTCGAACCCGCGCACCGTGCGGCCCGAGGCATCGAACACCGCGCCCGCGCCGCTGCCGCCGGCGATGGTTTCGTAGTACTGGTACTGCGCGTTGCCAAAGGTGAAGTTGTTCATGGTGGGCTGGCTGCCCGCCATCACGCCCAAGGCGCCGAACAGCGCATTGGTGATGCAGGTGGAGGTCTCCACATTGCCCGCCACCACCGAGGCCGGCGGGTTGGGGTTGAGCATGGAGCCCTGCGGGATGAGGACCTGCAAGGGCTTCAAGCACCCGGCATTGAGCGGAATGTCGTCGTCCACCAGCGTGCGGAACACGTACAGCACCGCGGCCATGCACACTGCACGCGGCGCGTTGAAGTTGTTGGTCTGCTGCGCGCTGGTGCCCGCGAAGTCGATCACCGCGCTGCGCTCGGCCACGTTGACCTTGACCGATACGCTGATCTGCGCGCCGTTGTCGAGTGGCAGGGTGAACTGCCCGTCCTTGAGCTGCGTGATCACGCGGCGCACCGATTCTTCGGCGTTGTCCTGCACATGGCGCATGTAGGCCTGCACGACGGGAAGGCCAAACTGCTCCACCATCTTCGCGAGCTCCTGCACGCCCTTTTCGTTGGCCGCGATCTGCGCGCGCAGGTCGGCCAGGTTCTGCTCTGGGTTGCGGCTCGGGTACGCCGTGGTGCCGCCGCCCGTGGCCAGCAGGGTGCGCACCTCCTCTTCCAGGAAGATGCCGCGGTCCACCAGCTTCACGTTGTTGATCTGCACGCCCTCTTCGTCGATGCGCGTGGAAAACGGCGGCATGGAGCCCGGCGTGGTGCCGCCGATGTCCGCATGGTGGCCCCGGCTGCCGACGTAGAACGTGGGCTCCGCGCCTTCGGCCACGTACACCGGCGTGATCACC
The Acidovorax sp. A79 genome window above contains:
- the katG gene encoding catalase/peroxidase HPI gives rise to the protein MTTEAQCPFDHGKAAAPKGRGNADWWPNQLNLRPLNQSSPLVDPMGDGFNYAEEFKSLDLAAVKADLHALMTDSQDWWPADFGHYGPLFIRMAWHSAGTYRLADGRGGAGAGQQRFAPLNSWPDNANLDKARRLLWPIKQKYGRKISWADLMILTGNVALESMGFKTFGFGGGRPDVWEPDENVYWGAETTWLGGDKRYSGERDLAKPLAAVQMGLIYVNPEGPNGNPDPIAAARDIRDTFARMAMDDEETVALIAGGHSFGKTHGAGDAALVGKEPEGGGIEDQGFGWISKHGSGFGGDAITSGLEVTWTTTPTQWSNNFFENLFGFEWELTKSPAGAHQWTAKGAEATIPDAHDPSKKRVPTMLTTDLSLRFDPTYEKISRRFLAHPEQFADAFARAWFKLTHRDMGPRVRYLGPEVPAEVLIWQDPIPEVDHALVDDQDVTVLKAKILASGLSVAELVSTAWASASTYRGGDKRGGANGARVRLAPQKDWEVNQPAQLAKVLGQLEAIQQDFNAAQSGGKKVSLADLIVLGGAAAIESAARSAGQEVVVPFTPGRMDASQEQTDVPSFDVMEPLADGFRNYVRPGLKGAVAELLIDRANQLTLTGPEMTVLVGGLRALGANAGQGGHGVFTQRPGVLTNDFFVNLLDMRTRWQKSASEAGVLEGVDRASGAPKWTGTVADLVFGSNSQLRALAEVYGSSDAQAVFVQDFVKAWTKVMNLDRFDLAPAAHPAQA
- a CDS encoding NAD(P)-dependent oxidoreductase translates to MSTNPAIIVTGADLAQQALGLLSGYVVIYAGKTPTEDDMVALARQHDPVAIIVRYGKVGPAVMDAAPSLKVISKHGSGTDTIDKVAAQARGIEVVAAVGANAAAVAEQALALLLACAKSVVQLDARMHAGHWDKATHKSLELYGRTVGLVGLGAIGLRFAKMADALGMRVIGFDPFAKNLPDYVQSVPLETIWREADAVSLHCPLTDENRGMLNAATLSQCKRGVIVVNTARGGLIDEAALLAAVRSGQVMAAGLDSFAVEPMVAGHPFQGEKNFILSPHIGGVTSDAYVNMGVGAAQNLLAVLAGEAAAAPAA
- a CDS encoding RraA family protein is translated as MSQLSDIIRDIDRVSAEVVRKAATFQAAILADVAGRRGTMHGRVAPVHQGMKVAGPAFTVEVRPGDNLMIHAAIALAQPGDVLVIDGKGDLTAALMGTLMLSACKKRGLAGVIVDAAIRDKLEILELDFPVFSAGFNPAGPTKYVPGRINHPISAGGATVNPGDLVVGDADGVVVIERAKAPGMMALADKKVADEAARIDAIARGDTASKWLPAALRAAGVLAEGESL
- a CDS encoding Bug family tripartite tricarboxylate transporter substrate binding protein, which encodes MPAFSSLSRAVGAHLCHAVLGLAALAAPAGAALAQAAYPNKPIRLIVPFPPGGGTDMIARTVAQKLTDQNKWNVIVDNRPGAGGNLGVDAAAKSAPDGYTLVMGQTSNLAINPTLYPKLPYDPIKDLVPVALVSSSPIVIAAPANSPYKTFADVVAASKGKPDALTLGYSGNGTVAHLAGELAENAAGIKLRHIPYKGAAQAMTDLVGGQIDLYMSSVPTLLGQVRNGKLKVLAITSAKRSSQLPDVPTLAESGYKGFEAVTWFGILAPAGTPAPIVAQLNKAINQALQHAEVADKLRSEGGDVLGGPADQFGQLLRTEVPRWGKIVKDSGASLD
- a CDS encoding IclR family transcriptional regulator, giving the protein MSNSPRQPAHPPLPRAPQPAAPASAGEAEPSGGVIAVTRALQVLEAFALGESSLPLAELSRRCGLHKTTVLRLARTLAQSGFMVQREDGDWRLGPAAGWLGARYQAGFDVQNVLEPALRELTHATGESAAFYVREGNVRTCLVRVEGPQALRHHARMGEGLPLDKGSPGRVILAFSGEPGKAYEDIRRKGYHWSIGEREQGVATVSAPVFGMHWRLMGSVCISGPASRLPAEKLEALAQTVIGAATQLSYALAGNTAAPAQSPVRATQWHP